The proteins below are encoded in one region of Apostichopus japonicus isolate 1M-3 chromosome 4, ASM3797524v1, whole genome shotgun sequence:
- the LOC139967031 gene encoding ubiquitin-conjugating enzyme E2 Z-like — translation MAAAPGYDADAMVNVREVMISGIWDPELSVDWVTQKLKNVALRRIKRDVYNTEFPSGCYVEPDSANFTLVHVLITGPEGTPYEGGFFYFLVRFPPNYPAQPPRVKIMTGNNTVRFNPNLYKDGKVCLSLLGTWDGPSWTPAHCLFTILESIQGVMNKEPYHNEPDLSIFGTVEGHSERYSDFVSYETLRTAVCGMIEMPHPNLPASLQSKIKELFMQKFDFYKSKIAEKKHLDKQTMMVDTYGREGETFNFKRVKKRLLAIHEQISNASTEDTLAASMRKQCCIKGSPA, via the exons ATGGCCGCTGCTCCAGGTTACGATGCGGATGCGATGGTCAATGTAAGAGAAGTAATGATATCTGGGATATGGGATCCGGAACTAAGTGTAGACTGGGTcacccaaaaattgaaaaatgttgcaTTACGTCGTATTAAACG AGATGTGTACAATACGGAATTCCCAAGTGGCTGCTATGTTGAACCAGATAGTGCGAACTTTACGTTA GTTCATGTCCTAATAACAGGACCCGAAGGGACCCCATACGAAGGTGGTTTCTTTTACTTCTTGGTTCGCTTTCCACCAAACTACCCTGCCCAGCCGCCTCGAGTCAAAATCATGACTGGAAATAATACAGTACGATTCAACCCTAATCTCTACAAGGATGGCAAAGTGTGTCTCAGCTTGTTAGG AACGTGGGACGGACCTTCCTGGACTCCAGCACATTGTCTGTTCACTATACTTGAATCCATCCAGGGGGTCATGAACAAAGAACCGTATCATAATGAGCCAGATTTATCAATA TTTGGCACAGTAGAGGGCCACAGTGAGAGGTACAGTGACTTTGTGAGCTATGAGACTCTTCGTACTGCTGTTTGTGGGATGATAGAGATGCCACACCCTAACTTACCTGCCTCTTTACA ATCTAAAATTAAAGAACTCTTCATGCAAAAGTTTGACTTTTACAAGAGCAAGATCGCAGAGAAGAAGCACCTtgacaaacaaacaatgatggTG GATACATACGGACGTGAAGGGGAAACTTTCAACTTTAAAAGAGTGAAGAAAAGGCTGCTTGCTATACATGAACAAATTTCCAATGCAAGTACCGAAGATACTTTGGCAGCCAGTATGAGGAAACAATGTTGTATAAAAGGAAGTCCAGCATAA
- the LOC139967030 gene encoding ubiquitin-conjugating enzyme E2 Z-like — MAHASTSKSVGGTSQSFTTGNASSQLFATALSDLQTLAPWDPQKSEDWNQQTVERASLLRIKRDIMNIYSDPPPGMCVVPEEDITKVHALVTGPFDTPYEGGFFHFMIRFPPDYPHKPPRVKLLTTGHNSVRFNPNFYHSGKVCLSILGTWQGPAWTPAQCLASVLISIQSLMNDKPYHNEPGFETEKHAGDCERYNECIRHETLRVAVCQMMNDPNSAMPAPLISAMENIFPKNFEFYMSTIKEKTHLDGQVITDPFGARRGHFNYEAIKQKLVAIQARLAEKGTKESDNSSSLSDMETD, encoded by the exons ATGGCACATGCTAGTACCTCGAAAAGTGTTGGTGGTACCAGCCAAAGTTTTACCACAGGTAACGCAAGCAGCCAACTGTTTGCTACTGCTCTATCTGACCTTCAAACTTTGGCCCCGTGGGATCCTCAAAAAAGTGAAGACTGGAACCAGCAGACAGTTGAAAGAGCTTCATTACTAAGAATTAAAAG gGATATTATGAACATTTATAGTGACCCTCCACCTGGTATGTGTGTTGTCCCTGAGGAGGATATAACAAAG GTGCATGCTTTAGTAACAGGACCGTTCGATACTCCATACGAGGGTGGATTTTTTCACTTCATGATTAGGTTTCCACCAGATTACCCTCACAAGCCTCCCCGTGTCAAGTTGCTCACGACAGGTCACAACTCAGTTCGTTTCAATCCAAACTTTTACCACAGCGGAAAAGTCTGTCTTAGCATCTTAGG AACTTGGCAAGGACCAGCATGGACGCCGGCTCAGTGTCTAGCTAGTGTCCTCATATCCATTCAGTCTCTAATGAATGATAAGCCCTATCACAACGAACCAGGCTTTGAAACG GAGAAGCATGCAGGAGATTGTGAAAGATACAATGAATGTATCAGACATGAAACGCTTAGAGTAGCCGTTTGCCAGATGATGAATGATCCAAACTCAGCCATGCCTGCCCCGCTCAT ATCCGCTATGGAGAACATTTTCCCGAAAAATTTTGAGTTTTACATGAGTACAATAAAAGAGAAGACGCACCTAGATGGGCAAGTGATCACG GATCCCTTTGGGGCAAGAAGAGGCCACTTTAACTATGAAGCTATCAAACAGAAACTTGTGGCCATTCAAGCTAGATTAGCtgagaagggaacaaaagagtCAGATAACAGTAGCAGTTTATCAGATATGGAGACAGATTGA